A section of the Halopiger aswanensis genome encodes:
- a CDS encoding NADP-dependent malic enzyme — protein sequence MSLEDDSLEYHAERPPGKLEIRTTKPTNTQRELSLAYSPGVAGPCRAIDEDPDEAYRYTVKGNLVGVVSNGSAVLGLGDIGPQASKPVMEGKGVLFKRFADIDVFDVELDHDDPDDFVDSVAGMEPTFGGINLEDIKAPECFVIEERLRERMDIPVFHDDQHGTAIISGAALLNATEIAGKDLEDLEVTFAGAGAAAVATARFYVSLGVKRENITMVDIDGILTTERAEAGDLNAYNREFAKDVPEGGLEQAMEGADVFVGLAAGGIVSQEMVRSMAADPIIFAMANPTPEIGYEEAKEARDDTVIMATGRSDYPNQVNNVLGFPFIFRGALDVRATEINEAMKVAAAEALADLAKEDVPDAVRKAYGDQPLQFGPEYIIPKPMDPRVLFELAPAVAQAAIDTGVARTDLEVDTYVEELEARLGKSREMMRVVLNKAQSDPKRLALAEGDNEKIIRAAYQLREQGIAEPVLIGNRDEIERTADELGLEFEPEIVDPETGDYDEYVDALYQRRKRKGITRTEAAEFIEDSNYFASVMVDQGDADAMLTGLTHHYPSALRPLLQVIGTAEDVDYAAGVYMLTFKNRVVFLADATVNQDPDAETLAEVTQHAADIARRFDVEPRAALLSYSDFGSVDNEGTRKPRRAAEILRDDPAVDFPVDGEMQADTAVVEETLQGTYEFADLDEPANVLVLPNLEAGNITYKLLQRLGGAEAVGPMLAGMAEPVHVLQRDDEVKDIVNLAAVATVEAQRSD from the coding sequence ATGTCACTCGAAGACGACTCCCTCGAGTACCACGCGGAGCGGCCGCCCGGGAAACTCGAGATCAGGACGACGAAGCCCACGAACACTCAGCGGGAGTTGAGCCTCGCGTACTCGCCCGGCGTCGCCGGCCCCTGCCGGGCGATCGACGAGGACCCCGACGAGGCCTACCGCTACACGGTCAAGGGGAACCTCGTCGGCGTCGTCTCGAACGGGTCGGCCGTCCTCGGACTGGGCGATATCGGTCCGCAGGCGTCGAAACCCGTCATGGAGGGGAAAGGGGTGCTGTTCAAGCGCTTCGCCGATATCGACGTCTTCGACGTGGAACTCGACCACGACGATCCGGACGACTTCGTCGACTCCGTCGCCGGAATGGAGCCGACCTTCGGCGGGATCAATCTCGAGGACATCAAGGCGCCCGAGTGTTTCGTCATCGAGGAGCGCCTCCGCGAGCGGATGGACATTCCGGTCTTTCACGACGACCAGCACGGGACCGCGATCATCTCCGGTGCCGCGCTGTTGAACGCGACGGAAATCGCCGGCAAGGACCTCGAGGATCTCGAGGTGACCTTCGCCGGCGCCGGTGCGGCGGCGGTCGCGACCGCTCGATTCTACGTCTCGCTGGGCGTTAAGCGGGAGAATATCACGATGGTCGATATCGACGGCATTCTCACCACCGAGCGGGCAGAAGCCGGTGATCTGAACGCCTACAACCGCGAGTTCGCGAAAGACGTTCCGGAGGGGGGCCTCGAGCAAGCGATGGAGGGCGCCGACGTCTTCGTCGGCCTCGCGGCCGGCGGCATCGTCTCACAGGAGATGGTCCGCTCGATGGCGGCGGATCCGATCATCTTCGCGATGGCGAACCCGACACCTGAAATCGGCTACGAGGAGGCCAAGGAGGCCCGCGACGATACGGTCATTATGGCGACCGGCCGCTCCGATTACCCGAACCAGGTCAACAACGTGCTGGGCTTTCCCTTCATCTTCCGCGGAGCACTCGACGTCCGCGCCACCGAGATCAACGAGGCGATGAAAGTCGCCGCCGCGGAGGCGCTCGCCGACCTCGCGAAGGAGGACGTCCCCGACGCCGTTCGCAAGGCCTACGGCGACCAGCCCCTGCAGTTCGGCCCCGAGTACATCATCCCGAAGCCGATGGATCCCCGTGTGCTGTTCGAACTCGCACCCGCCGTCGCGCAGGCGGCGATCGACACCGGCGTCGCCCGGACCGACCTCGAGGTCGACACCTACGTCGAGGAACTCGAGGCCCGGCTGGGCAAGTCCCGCGAGATGATGCGCGTCGTCCTCAACAAGGCCCAGAGCGACCCCAAGCGCCTCGCGCTCGCGGAAGGAGATAACGAGAAGATCATCCGAGCAGCCTACCAGCTCCGGGAGCAAGGGATCGCCGAGCCGGTCCTGATCGGCAACCGCGACGAGATCGAGCGGACGGCGGACGAACTCGGCCTCGAGTTCGAGCCCGAAATCGTCGACCCCGAGACCGGCGACTACGACGAGTACGTCGACGCGCTCTACCAGCGGCGCAAGCGCAAGGGAATCACCCGGACGGAGGCCGCGGAGTTCATCGAGGACAGCAACTACTTCGCGTCGGTGATGGTCGATCAGGGCGACGCCGACGCGATGCTAACGGGGCTAACTCACCACTACCCGTCGGCGCTGCGGCCGCTCCTGCAGGTCATCGGCACCGCCGAGGACGTCGACTACGCCGCCGGCGTCTACATGTTGACGTTCAAGAACCGGGTCGTCTTCCTCGCGGACGCGACGGTAAACCAGGACCCCGACGCGGAAACGCTCGCCGAGGTGACCCAGCACGCGGCCGACATCGCCCGGCGGTTCGACGTCGAACCCCGCGCGGCCCTCCTCTCCTATTCCGACTTCGGCAGCGTCGACAACGAGGGCACCCGCAAACCCCGGCGCGCGGCCGAGATACTGCGGGACGATCCGGCCGTCGATTTCCCCGTCGACGGCGAGATGCAGGCCGATACCGCCGTCGTCGAGGAGACCCTGCAGGGCACTTACGAGTTCGCCGACCTCGACGAACCGGCGAACGTGCTCGTCCTGCCGAACCTCGAGGCGGGCAACATCACCTACAAGCTGCTCCAGCGGTTGGGCGGCGCCGAGGCGGTCGGCCCGATGCTCGCCGGGATGGCCGAACCGGTCCACGTCCTCCAGCGCGACGACGAAGTCAAGGACATCGTGAATCTGGCGGCGGTCGCGACGGTCGAGGCCCAGCGCTCCGACTGA
- a CDS encoding MFS transporter, whose product MDWRYRETVLALCTLAFFATMVGRLAFSPVVPEITGEFGVSNTHVGIALTGMWLAYAFAQYPSGILADRYGERLVILASVGGTGATCLLVVFAPHFAVFVLGAVLLGGAAGLHYSVATALLTRTYDDLGTAVGIHNAGAPAAGLITPVVVSWIAVRYGWRPAVSITAAVAVPAAVLFAWRVRPTEPRRPDQPLRERLSPGPMLEVLSRPPIVYTGVIAIIFDFTWQGLASFLPTFFVEFHGYATTTAGTMFAGYFIVQGVLQIAVGRIADRLGRDIGILCCAATGIAGLALLVVGTGLVALSSGIVLLGTGMGWGAAVFPRFMDHLSEAEQSAGFGLVRTVYMIVASTGSIAVGFVTDVAGWAASFGALAALLAIVLCLLAANRALDHRY is encoded by the coding sequence ATGGACTGGCGGTACCGCGAGACGGTGCTGGCGCTGTGTACGCTCGCCTTTTTCGCGACGATGGTGGGGCGACTGGCCTTCAGCCCGGTCGTCCCCGAAATCACGGGCGAGTTCGGCGTCAGCAACACTCACGTCGGAATCGCGCTGACGGGCATGTGGCTCGCGTACGCGTTCGCGCAGTACCCGAGCGGGATCCTCGCCGACCGGTACGGGGAGCGACTCGTTATCTTGGCGTCGGTCGGCGGCACCGGCGCGACCTGTCTCCTCGTCGTCTTCGCACCCCATTTCGCCGTCTTCGTGCTCGGGGCGGTCTTGCTCGGTGGCGCCGCCGGACTCCACTACAGCGTCGCGACGGCGCTGCTTACCCGAACGTACGACGATCTCGGAACTGCAGTCGGCATTCACAACGCCGGCGCGCCGGCCGCGGGGCTGATAACGCCGGTCGTCGTCTCCTGGATCGCCGTCCGGTACGGCTGGCGGCCAGCAGTCTCGATCACGGCGGCCGTCGCCGTACCGGCCGCCGTGCTCTTCGCGTGGCGCGTACGGCCGACCGAGCCCCGCCGCCCCGACCAACCGCTCCGGGAGCGACTCTCGCCGGGGCCGATGCTCGAGGTGCTGTCGCGGCCGCCGATCGTCTACACCGGCGTCATCGCCATCATCTTCGATTTCACCTGGCAGGGACTGGCCTCGTTTCTGCCGACGTTTTTCGTCGAATTCCACGGCTACGCGACGACGACGGCCGGCACCATGTTCGCCGGCTATTTCATCGTACAGGGAGTGCTCCAGATCGCCGTCGGCCGAATCGCCGATCGGTTGGGCCGCGATATCGGTATCCTCTGTTGTGCGGCGACCGGGATCGCGGGGCTCGCGTTACTCGTCGTCGGCACCGGCTTGGTGGCGCTCTCGAGCGGTATCGTGCTGCTCGGGACGGGCATGGGCTGGGGCGCCGCGGTCTTCCCGCGGTTCATGGATCACCTCTCTGAAGCCGAGCAAAGCGCCGGCTTCGGACTCGTCCGAACCGTCTACATGATCGTCGCCTCGACGGGCTCGATCGCCGTCGGATTCGTTACCGATGTCGCCGGCTGGGCGGCCTCCTTCGGCGCGCTGGCCGCGCTGCTGGCGATCGTCCTCTGCCTGCTGGCGGCCAATCGAGCCCTCGATCACAGGTATTAA
- a CDS encoding glycerate kinase type-2 family protein, with amino-acid sequence MADIRFRNRDALARTDAHDVALECLRAGIEAAHPAARVDETIVVRDGTLTVTTVDGTTTEYDLDDYDDVLLVGGGNAAGHFATALEDELGDRLTDGAVVTDDPSETATVDLLAGDHPIPSERGVEHASSVLEIAERADEDDLVIATITGGGSALLAAPAEPLSLSDLQAVTEELLACGATIDEINAVRKHCSAIKGGQLARAAAPATVATLVLSDVVGDDLSVIASGPTVPDPSTYGDALGVLERYDLDVPAAVRDHLEAGARGNRPETPTADDPAFDRTSAHVLGSGRTALEAAREAAAERGYEPLVLAAGVRGEAREAALTHVAIAEECRETGEPASPPAVLLSGGETTVTLGDEPGCGGPNQEFVLNGALDLEADGIVVASVDTDGIDGATDAAGAIADATTVPDAEGRAALERNDVLPVLDEADALLRTGPTGTNVNDLRAIVVEPVE; translated from the coding sequence ATGGCTGATATTCGGTTCCGGAATCGAGACGCGCTCGCGCGGACCGACGCCCACGACGTCGCCCTCGAGTGCCTGCGGGCGGGGATCGAAGCCGCTCACCCGGCCGCGCGGGTCGACGAGACGATTGTCGTTCGCGACGGCACCCTCACCGTCACGACCGTCGACGGGACGACAACCGAGTACGACCTCGATGACTACGACGACGTCCTTCTGGTCGGGGGCGGTAACGCCGCGGGTCACTTCGCGACGGCGCTCGAGGACGAACTCGGCGATCGGCTGACCGACGGCGCCGTGGTCACGGACGATCCGAGCGAGACGGCGACGGTCGACCTGCTGGCCGGCGACCATCCGATTCCGAGCGAGCGCGGCGTCGAGCACGCGTCGAGTGTGCTCGAGATCGCCGAGCGCGCGGACGAGGACGACCTCGTGATCGCGACGATCACCGGCGGGGGCAGCGCGCTGCTTGCAGCCCCCGCCGAGCCGCTATCACTGTCCGATCTGCAGGCGGTCACCGAGGAACTGCTCGCCTGCGGCGCGACGATCGACGAGATCAACGCCGTCCGCAAGCACTGCTCGGCGATCAAGGGCGGCCAACTCGCTCGCGCCGCGGCGCCGGCGACCGTCGCGACGCTCGTCCTCAGCGACGTGGTCGGCGACGACCTGAGCGTGATCGCCAGCGGCCCTACCGTTCCGGATCCGTCGACGTACGGCGACGCTCTCGGAGTACTCGAGCGGTACGACCTCGACGTGCCGGCGGCGGTTCGAGACCACCTCGAAGCCGGCGCACGGGGGAACCGACCGGAGACGCCGACGGCCGACGATCCGGCGTTCGACCGGACGAGCGCGCACGTGCTCGGCAGCGGACGCACGGCGCTCGAGGCGGCCCGCGAAGCCGCCGCGGAGCGAGGGTACGAACCGCTCGTGCTCGCCGCAGGAGTGCGCGGCGAAGCGCGGGAGGCCGCGCTCACGCACGTCGCGATCGCCGAGGAGTGTCGCGAAACCGGCGAGCCGGCATCGCCGCCCGCTGTTCTGCTTTCAGGCGGCGAGACGACGGTCACGCTCGGCGACGAGCCCGGTTGCGGCGGGCCGAACCAGGAGTTCGTCCTGAACGGCGCGCTCGACCTCGAGGCCGACGGGATCGTGGTCGCGAGCGTCGACACGGACGGGATCGACGGTGCGACCGACGCCGCCGGTGCGATCGCGGACGCGACGACGGTGCCGGATGCGGAGGGGCGTGCCGCGCTCGAGCGCAACGACGTGTTGCCGGTGCTCGACGAGGCGGACGCCCTGCTCAGAACGGGGCCGACGGGGACGAACGTCAACGATCTCAGGGCGATCGTCGTCGAACCGGTCGAATGA
- the rdfA gene encoding rod-determining factor RdfA — translation MTDTKPDDRTSEPCGCKVGRIADQYALEGLDDELVRYWTDRTEDRYSTRDLAEHVNQRVLAAALDEAGLQYKDGEVENTYRLLTSDDVSSGTRVQTRKELERDAVPIEDVESDFVSHQTVYNHLTDCLEASLESPSDEERLERSRDKLGALRNRTSAVTEDTIDQLERGDVLDIGEFNVLVNVTVTCEECKTQYTVQDLFDQGGCDCQQSAD, via the coding sequence GTGACCGACACGAAGCCCGACGACCGCACCAGCGAGCCGTGCGGCTGTAAGGTCGGACGCATCGCCGACCAGTACGCCCTCGAGGGGCTCGACGACGAGCTCGTCCGCTACTGGACCGACCGGACGGAGGACCGCTACAGCACCCGCGACCTCGCGGAACACGTCAACCAACGGGTCCTCGCCGCCGCGCTCGACGAGGCCGGCCTCCAGTACAAGGACGGCGAAGTCGAGAACACCTACCGACTGCTCACGAGCGACGACGTCAGCAGCGGGACGCGCGTCCAGACGCGCAAGGAACTCGAGCGCGACGCCGTGCCGATCGAGGACGTCGAGAGCGACTTCGTCTCCCACCAGACGGTCTACAACCACCTGACCGACTGTCTCGAGGCGTCGCTCGAATCCCCCAGCGACGAGGAGCGACTCGAGCGAAGCCGGGACAAGCTCGGTGCGCTTCGGAACCGGACATCGGCCGTTACCGAGGACACGATCGACCAACTCGAGCGGGGCGACGTCCTCGACATCGGGGAGTTCAACGTGCTCGTGAACGTGACGGTGACCTGTGAGGAGTGCAAGACCCAGTACACGGTGCAGGATCTGTTCGATCAGGGTGGCTGTGACTGCCAGCAGTCCGCGGACTGA